The sequence CCCTTGGAGGACCTCTGCATCTCCCGACCCAAGAGTCGTCTCGATTGGGGGATCGAGCTTCCCTTCGACACAAACTTCGTCTGCTATGTCTGGTTCGATGCTTTGATAAACTATCTCACCGGCGTCGGCTATCCGGACGGCGACGGATTCAAGACATACTGGCCGGCCTGCCAGCACCTGATCGCGAAGGATATCCTCAAACCCCACGGCATCTACTGGCCGACGATGCTCAAGGCGGCGGACATCGAGCCGTATCAGCATCTCAACGTCCACGGATACTGGAACGTGGAAGAATCGAAGATGAGCAAGTCCCTGGGCAACATCGTCCGCCCCCTCTCCCTCAAGGACAAGTACGGCCTCGACGCCTTTCGATACTACCTGACCCGGGATATGGTATTCGGCCTGGACGCCTCGTTTTCCGAGGAGGCGATGGTCGCCCGCATCAACGCGGATTTGGCAAACGACCTGGGCAACCTCATCAGCCGTAGCCTCACCATGGCCGTCAATTACTACCTCGGTCAGGTTCCAAATCCCGGGGGGCCGATAGGAGAGGCCGATGATGATCTCATCTCCACCGCCATGCGGGTCTTGAGTGAATACAAGAAGGGGATGGAGTCTCTGGCGTTTCACAAGGCGCTGATAGCGATCTGGGAGCTCATCGGCGCCGCCAACCGTTACATCGTGGAAAACCAGCCCTGGGAGCTGAAGAAGGATCCGTCGCAGGAGAGTCGGCTGTCCCGTGTCATATATAACATCCTGGAGACGCTCCGGTTCGTGGGGACGCTTCTCATCCCCTTCATGCCCAATGCCGCCGAGGATATCCTCGATCGTATCGGGGTGCGGGCGGATTTTTCGAAAAAACGCCTGGACGAGCTGGACAGTTGGGGCGGCCTCCCTCCGGGCGCCCAGGTCGTGGTGGGAGAGTCGCTCTTTCCCAGAATAGACGTGAAAAAGGTCTTGTCTGCGGATTCGGAAAAGCCGAAACAGAAACAAAAAAAGAAACAGAAGAAGGACGCGGCCGTGGAAGTGCTGGAATTCGACGACTTCAAGAAGGTTGAGCTGGCGGTGGGACTGGTGAAGGACGCCGTCCCAATCGAGAAATCGAAAAAGCTCCTGAAGCTGACGGTGGATCTGGGTGAAGACGCCCCCCGGACCGTTGTGGCGGGGATTGCGGAGTTTTACTCCCCCGATGAAATCGTGGGCAAACGCATCATCGTGGTGGCCAATCTCAAGCCCGCGACCCTCATGGGGGTGACGTCCCAGGGGATGTTGCTCGCGGTCCAGGATGACGATGTCGGCATGTCGCTTGTGACCGTGGATAAGGACACGGCCCCCGGCGGGAGGCTCTCCTGATATGCTCATCGACTCCCACGCCCATCTGGACATGTACGCGGCCGGGAGCGAGCGGGACGGGGTGATCGAACGGGCCCGGAACGCGGGGCTTTCGGCCATCGTCACCGTCGGCATCGATCCTGACTCCTCCACGGAATCGGTGCGCATTGCGGAAGCCAACGATGACATCTTCACCATCATCGGGGTCCATCCCCACGATGCGAAGAAGGTGGATGATCACGTCCTTGACGGCATACGAAAGCTCGCACAGAATAAGAAGGTGGTGGGCATCGGCGAGACCGGGCTTGATTTTTTCCGGAACCTGTCGCCCCAGGCCGTGCAGATGAAGATATTTTCCGATTTTCTTCACCTCTCCGGCGAGCTGAACCTACCGGTGATCATCCACGACCGGGACGCCCACGAGGCGGTGCTGGACTATCTCACCGCGTACAAAAATTCATACGTGCCGGGGATCATTCACTGTTTTTCCGGGGACTGGAAATACGCGAAGATCTGCATGGACCTCGGGTTTTACATCTCGATCGCCGGCCCGGTGACGTTTCCCAAGGCGAAGACGCTGCATGGGGTGGTCAAGAAGCTCCCCGCCGACCGCATCCTCCTGGAGACCGACAGCCCCTTTCTGACCCCGGCGCCCCACCGGGGCAAGCAGAACGAGCCGGCGTATGTCGTCCACACCGCGAAGGCCGTGGCGGAGCTCCGGGGGGAGGACGTCGAGAAGGTATATGCAGAGACGACCCGAAACGTCCGGGACGTCCTCGGTCTCGATACTCTCACGAAGGACGACGCCGAAACCGCTCAGTAAGTGTATCCTCCTTTTTTCCTCCCATGAAGTATCTTTTTTGACCGTCGATGCAATCGTCGATGATGTCACCGTTCGGGCATGGTTGTGGTGTCATGTCTCGGTCCAGGGGACGGTCAGAGCGTCGATGATCATCTGTCTGCGAAAACAGCTTGTCAGGTGATCGTTGACGAATCCCATCGACTGGAGGTGGGCGTAGACGGTGGTGGGGCCGACGAAGGAAAAGCCCTCCTTCTTGAGGATTTTCGCAAGCCGCGTGGATTTTTCAGTGTGGGGGGGAATCTCCGAGTCCTTCGTGAAGCGGTTGACCACGACCTTCCCCCCGAATGCCTCGAAAAGGAAGCCGCCGAAGGAGCCCTCCCGCTCTTGAATCTCAAGCACTCTCCGGGCGTTGTTCAGCACGGAGTTGACCTTCCGTCGGTTTCGAATGCCGCCGGGATCCTGGAGAATCTTCTCAACACTATTTTCGTCGAATTCCGCCACGGCCGCCGGGTCGAAGTCGGCGAAGATTCTATTGAGATGACCCCGCTTTTTCAGGATCGTCGTCCAGCTCAGGCCGGATTGAAACCCCTCCAGGCTCAGGTGCTCGAAATGCGCCCGATCATCCATGGTAAAGGCCCCCCACTCGGTATCGTGGTAGGGGGCGAGGTATTCCCCCATCGCCCAGGTACAGCGGGCGTCCCGCGTATCGTCAGCGGAAGGTGGAGGGACGGACACTGTTTTTCTCCCAGAATGATGTTATGACGGATATCAATTCGTTTCCCGGGTTTTCTATGTGGCAGGACGGGTCCGGGCCGAACAGGAAGTTGAAGTCGTCGTTGTCGGCATAGGGCTCCCACGCGGCGTGCCAGGCCCAGATCGCGTGGTTCATCCCCATCGATTCGAAGACATCCATCTGGTCGGACAGGAACGCCGCCCCGCCGGGGACCCAGCGGACCACGCCGAACTCATTGACCGCGACCGCAACATTATGATCGCTCTGGTATCGCCGCACGGTGTCCATGAGGGTGTCGATCCACTCCCGGCTGAAGTCCTCCTTCGTCCCGTCCCAGTCCGTATCCAGGGAGCCGGGATAGAGGATATTCTTTCGCTTTCCCTGGTGGGTATATTCAAAGGGGGCGTATTGATGGACGGTGTAGACGATATGGGGATCGTCCATCGGCACAAGCCAGGGGAGCCATTCGACGGCGCTGTAGGACATTCCCCCCACCAGGATCGGGACTGTCGGATCGACCTCCCGGATGGCCGAGACGATGGGCGGATACATCCGGTTCCAGTCCACGGATGTGCCCTTGAACCGGGCGTAGAATTCCTCCGGCTCCCAGATATCATACACCTCGTTGATGTTCGGCTCCACCATCAGGTCAAAGCCCGCAATAACCGGATTGTCCCGGTAGCGCTCGGCGGTGTAACGCCACATTGCGGCCCATCCTTCCTGTGCTTCGGGATCGTCCCAGACGCTGTTGTTGATATATGATGCGGGAAACCACCCCTCGTCGCCGTAGTAGAATGTGAACTCGCTCCTGCCGGGGCCGGTGCGAAAACTGACGACCACGAAGAGGTCCGCCTTTTTTGCCATCTCAATGAGTCCATCCAGGTGTTCCACCATCGCGGGATCGGGTTCGTAGGGGGGCGTTTCCGTATAAATCCCCGGGTGGGAGATGTTGACGTAATTTGCCCCCAGGGCCGATAGACGATCGAAATCCGCCTGGGTAAAGGGCGGGCCGATGGGGCCGCCTCCCATATATTCTGTGCCGTCCAGCTCCGGGTAAACCCTGCGGAGATGAATGTTTGCACCCCGGAGCATTGTATCCCCGCTCCAGAGGCGGAAGACGTCTCCGGCGTAGGTTTTTGGGCAGAAGAACACGGCGCCCAAAAGGATTATCGCACAGGCGAACATGCTCCCAAAAAAACGAACGTTACGCATGACCCACTCCTCCTCATACTGTTTTGTATGCGCACCGACATACATAAGAAAGCATAGAGGGTCTCGATAATCGATTCGGTTAAAAAAGGTGAGAGACCGCCGGATGACGATTGAGCGTATGGAAAGTATTCCTTAAAAATATTTTATTTGTATATATGCTGTATAAACGAGCGGCGGGTTATTTTCCCCACCCCTTAATATTTGCCGTCAGTCCGCGGCTTTTTCCCCGGCCTCCCGGGCGAGGAGCGCCGCCCCCAGGGCCCCGGCGATCTGGGAGAGTTCAGAAATATGGATATCGTACCCGAGATTTTTCGACAGCGCCCGGACGACGCCCACGTTCTTGGAAACCCCGCCGGTCAGGACCACGTCGTCGGCGATGGGCACCCGGCGGGCCATGGAGGCGACGCGGCTGGTGATGGCGTCGTGGATGCCGGCGATGATGTCCTGTTTGGGGAGGCCCTGGGCGATCTGAGAGATGACCTCGCTTTCGGCGAAGACGGTGCACATGCTCGATATTTTCGCAGGGTGTTCCGAGGTCAGTGAGAGGGAGCCGAAGCTGTCGAGATCCACCTCCAGGGCGTGGGCCATCACCTCCAGGAACCGCCCCGTTCCGGCGGCGCACTTTTCGTTCATGACGAAGTCCTTCACCCGGCCGGTCCCGTCGATGGACATGGCCTTGGAATCCTGTCCGCCGATATCTATGACGGTTCGAGCCTGTGGGAAGAGATAATTCGCCCCCTTGGCGTGGCAGGTGATCTCCGTGACCTGTTTGTGGGCGAAGGGGACATTGACCCGGCCGTAACCGGTGGAGATGATATATTCCAGGTCGTCGAGGGTGAGCGTCGTCTCTTCGAGACATGCGTTCATGACCCGGTGCGCGTTTTCCGTGCTGTTGTATCCGGACTGGATCACCCGGTGGCAGACGATCTCCCCGTTTGTGATGATGACCGCCTTGGCGGTGAGTGAGCCCAGGTCCACGCCGGCGAAGTACATAATAGCTATATTCCTTTTAAGGGGACTGTATCTTTTTAAGTCTAACGGGAGTCGGGCCGGGTGTCAAGAATATATAAACGGCGGAAAATCCATATCTCGATGAACGGCCCCGCAGGTGGTATACTGATACAAAGGAGGAAGCCGGTATGATTCTCAGAAAGTATTGTATTATCCCGGCGCTTGTGGGCCTATTCATCGTGGCCTCGTGCGCGCCGATGGCGGTGAAGGGAGAGGGAGTCGAATCACCCGTGGTCCGGGTGGAAGTGGTCAATCCGAACGTCGTTTTGAACGTGGACGATCCGACGAGGATGTACGTCTCGGTCGTCAATCTGACCGACGAAACGCTGGATGGTCTGGAATTCTCGGTCAGGATGCATCCGACGTATCAGATAGACCTGTCGTACCTGGGCGGGGACATCGATCCGATTCCGCCCCGGGGAAGCTGGTCGCCGCCGGGCGGTGTGGGAATCCGGGCGCGGGTGACCGGGAGGGTGGTCATCACGTTTGAGGTTCAAAGAGACGGTGTGCCCCTTGCGAAGGACATCGCCTATGTGAGAATTGCTCCCGATCCGTTCTACGAGTAGGCACCCCTTCGGGCGTCGGTGATGGCGTCCGCTGTCTCCTCAAGGCCCCCCCGGATGACGACGTCCGCCCTCCCATCGAGGGGCGTGGGGGTGCGGTTGATGATGATCAGACGAGCGCCGCTCTCGATCGCCGCCGCAGGGATGTGTGCCGCGGGAATCACCGTCAGTGACGATCCCATCACGATACACAGGTCCGCCCTCGCCGCGTGATAAAAGGCGAGACTGATATCGTCCATGGGGAGACGATCGCCGAAGAGCACCACTTTTGGCTTGATGACGCCCCTGCATTCCTCACAGCGGGGTGGGAAGCGCTTTTTGTCAAGATGTGTGGCCAGGTCGTCGAGGGAGTACTCCCGGCCGCAGCCCAGGCACGAGCCGCTCCTGAGATGGCCGTGAAGCTCGAAGACCGTCCGACTTCCCGCCGTCTGGTGCAGCCCATCGATATTCTGGGTGATCACCGCCGAGAGCTTTCCCTCCTCCTCCAACTTCGCCAGAAAACGGTGGGCGCGGGTGGGCTCGGCGCTCATGAGGGTGGTGAGCAGCGGAAGGCCCCGGCGGTAGAACGCCCCCGGAAACAGGCGGAATCCGAGTGACGTAAACGCGATGAGCTGGGTGAGCTTACCGGTGGTTTCCCACAGCCCGGTGTCGGGGCTCCTGAAATCGGGGATTCCCGCCTCGGTGCTGATTCCCGCCCCGGTAAAGGCGATTATGCGCCTGGATGTCTCTATCAGCTTTGCTGCGGCCTCTATCATAGCCACATCCCCCGTTTTTGCCGTTTTCATTTTATATCGAGTATGATACTCTAACTGCGGTATTGTACCATATCGCATGTGCGATGTTCCATATTGGAGGGATTTCTGGGGGAAAAAAACGGCATACCGTGTCTTCATACCCGCTGGGACAAGCGTTTCGCCCTGGAGGACCCAATGGTGTGGAGTCGTCCGTCCAGATTGTTGAGGGATCATATCGCCCTGTTTCCGGAAGGCAGGGCGCTGGATGTGGCCTCGGGTCCGGGAAGAAACGCGGCGTTTCTCGCCCGCCGAGGATTCATCGTGGATGCGGTCGATAACTCCCGAGAGGGCCTCCTCATGGCCGATCGGCTCCTGAAGGGAGCGGGCGGCGGCATCAGGGGGAGGGTCAACCTGATACAGGCCGACCTGACCGAATACATAGTCAAACCCCGCCGCTATGATCTGATCGTGTGCTTTTACTACCTCGATCGCGGGCTCCTGAATGAACTGATCGCGGGGCTGAAGGAGGGCGGCTACCTGGTGTTTGAGACGTTCACGAAACACCATCGGGGATATACATCCAAGAGCAACCCCGATCATTACCTCGACGAAAACGAGCTTCTCGGCCTATGCCGTGGGATGTACATCCTGTTCTACCGGGAGGGAATCGTCGTCGAGAATCGACAGGTGAAGGCGATTGCCCAGATAATCGCCAGGAAATAGACTCACGGACGGCGCCGCGGCGCCGACACCGTCGAAGGTGGACGTGCGATTCCACCGTTTCTCCCTTTTCGATCGGGGACAAGGGCGGCGGTGTGAGCAAACGCCCGGACCTTCGCGGGGGAGAAAAACGAAAAGCGGACCGGGATATCTTTACACGGAAGTAAAACGGTGCTCGCCGCTCATTTCCAAAGGGTGAGGCGGAGATTGTATTTCGAGAGAGACATTCAGACACGGAGCAATATATGTCGACCATTATCATCACCATCGGAAACGAGATTCTCACCGGACACATCCAGGACACGAACACCCGATGGATGGCCCAGCGCCTGTTCTTCCTGGGCGAAGACCTTGAGCGGGTGATCATCATCGGCGACGACAGAAACGCATTGTCCGGACTGATACGGGAGTGCGTCGGTCGCGTGGACTACCTGTTCATCTGCGGCGGCCTGGGCGCCACGCCGGACGATGTGACCATGAGTGCCGTGGGGGACGCCCTGGAGAGAAGGTGTGTGGTATCCGACGAGGCCCTGAGTCACATGGAATATCTCTCGACGTTTCTCATGGAGAAGGGATTTATCAAACAGAAGATGGAGGTAAACGACGCCGTCAGAAAGATGGCGACGGTCATAGAAGGCTCGACGGTGCTGGAGAACAAAGCCGGCTTCTGCCCCGGCGTGACCGATACCGTGGGGGATACCCGCATCTTCGTGCTTCCCGGGGTGCCCCAGGAGCTCAAGACCATCTTCACCGACCAGATAGAAAACAGGTACATACGGCCGAACCACAATCGCTTTATTGACGAGATCGTCCTGTCCGAGGTGGAGGCCCGTATCGCCCACCTGATAGCCAAGCTCAACGAGGATTTTCCCGGCGTGTCGGTCGGATCGTATCCGACATACGGCGCCAAAACCCTGGTCATCCGGGCCGTGGGCGAAGATGAACAGCAGGTGAGAAAGGTCCTCGAGGAGATACAGAGCTATTCCGACTCGCTGCCGGAGTTATAGGACGACCGGCCCCGGGATCACCGTTCATGTTTCCATGGAGAACACCGGTGGATATCCCATGCCGATAGGTGTTTGCACATAAGCCGCGGTGTGTGAATGAGGGGGTGATTTTCTCCCTCGATTGGGGTAGTATACACGAAAGAACAGTTTGAAAAATCCGGAGAAACCAGGCATGAAATGGTCATTCAAGATCGGTTCCATCTTCTCCATACCGATCAAGGTACATATCACGTTTCTCATCCTGCTGCTGTTCGTGGCCCTGGTGGGGGATGATCTTCACCAGAGCATCTACGGCGTTCTGTTTGTGATACTCGTGTTTTTCTGCGTTATTATTCATGAGCTTTCCCACAGCCTGGTGGCGATTCACTTCGGCCACCGGGTTCGCTCGATCATCCTCCTTCCCATCGGGGGCATGGCGCAGATGGACGAGATACCCGACGATCCGAAGCAGGAGATTCTCATCTCCATTGCCGGTCCCCTGGCCAGCATCGCCGTGTCGGGGATTTTGCTGGGCGTGCTCGCGGCGACGGAGACTCCCATTACATTCTGGAGCGGGGAGTCGTTTTTCGACGGGAATCTGGTGCTGAACCTGTTCTGGATCAACCTGATTCTGGCGGCTTTCAATATCATACCCGCCTTCCCTATGGACGGGGGACGGGTTCTGCGGGGCATCCTGGGTATGTTCATGGAGCACATGAAAGCCACCCGCATCGCCGTGTTCATCGGGCAGATGCTGGCCATCGTCCTCTTTTTGACCGGGATACTCTATAACTGGTGGCTGGCATTGATCGCCGTGTTTATATACATCGGCGCCGAGGGCGAGGAGCGTGTCTGGGCCATGCGCACGGCCCTGGCCGACGCGCCGGTAAAAGAGGTGATGCTGAAGGATTTTGTCTCGTTTTCCCCGAACGACACCATCAAGACGGCATCGGAGGCCTTTCTGCATACGCTTCAGGGGAATTTCCCGGTGCTTTTCGGGGATTCCCTCATCGGCGTGCTTACCCGGGAGGATATCATACAGGGAATCGCCGAGGGGAGGGAGGCCGACCGTATCGCCGATGTGATGAACAGGGAATTCGACGTCACCACGGAAAATACGAAGTTGGTTACGCTTTACAAGGAGATGAGCGAAAAGCGCATCTCCATGATGCCGGTGATGCGACAGGATACACTTGTGGGAATCGTCACCATGGAACAGATCGGTCGGTACCACATGCTGTCCGCGGCCCGGAGCGCTCGCTGAAAAAAGGAGGAGAGTATGGATCGAATGATTGCATTCTGTGGATTGATATGCACCGATTGCCCCGCCTACCAGGCAACCCAGGCCGACGATCTTGCCGGTGCACAGGAAACGGCGGCACTCTGGTCGAAGGAGTACGGCGTGAACGTGCAGGTTGAAGACGTCTGGTGCGACGGCTGCCTGGTTGAGGGGAAGAAGTGCGCCCACTGTGCCGTGTGCGCCGTCCGGAAGTGCGCGGTGAAGCGGGGTGTTGTGCACTGCGGCGCCTGCGCCGATTTTGCCTGCGGCACCATTGAGCAGATATTCGCCGTAGCGCCGGAGGCCCGGGAGGTACTGGAGGCGGAGGGAAAAAAGGGATAACAGGGGGCCGTTTGCCCGGAATTTTATGCCATACAGACGTTTTTTTACTCTTACCGGCGGTTTTATTGACCGCCGGTCAATTTTTTCATTTTTTATCTTGACACAGCACCTTTCACCCTTATAATATCCGAAACATTTTTTCACCGCTTGTATGAAAACCGATACCCGGTTTGAGATACCAGTTTATTAATCCTTTATTCAAGGAGCTTTTGAGAATGGCACAAGACATTACCAAGGTTGAAGTTGCGGGTTTCGAGAGCCTGTCTCCCGCGGATCCGGGTCCCCTGGGGCTGAACTGTTTCGCCCTGACGACCTTCCTGTTGAGCATGCACAACGCCGGCATCATCGGTGGTAACGCCGCCCACGTGTGGCTCACCTCGGCACTGATATTCGGCGGCCTTGCCCAGATCCTGGCGGGCATGTGGGAGTATAAGACAAGAAACGTCTTCGGCGCCACCGCCTTCGTCTCCTATGGCAGCTTCTGGGTGAGCCTGGCACTCATCCCGATCTTCTTCACGAAGGGCCTGATTTCCGCAGAAGTCGAAAGCGCCAGAATGATCCTGGCCTGGTTCCTGACGGCGTGGACCATCTTCACGTTCTACATGTGGATCGGCAGCATCAAGACCAACAAGGCGCTGCTGGTCACCTTCACCCTGCTCCTGGTGACATTCATCCTGCTCGATATCGGCCACTTCGGCGACCCGAAATTCAACATGATCGGCGGATACGTGGGTGTTGCCACGGCCGTAGCCGCCTGGTATACCTCCGCCGCGGGCATCATCAACACCACCTTCGGAAAGGTCGTACTCCCCATCGGGCCGGCCAAGAAGTAAAGCGAAAAGCGAAATGAATCCGCTGCGGCGGATTTGAAACAAAAAAAACGGGCCGATGTGTCGTCACATCGGCCCGTTTTCTGTGCCGGTTTCACCGGTCTCGCAGGGCCCGCCTCAGTTGACCCGTCCATCGACGGCCAGGGCGAGCTCCCGGAGACCAGCTGTGTCACAGGCGGGGGTGCGTCGTTTGTCTTCGGCGTAACGGCCCTCGGCGGTGATGACGATGAGATCGTCGGTCACATCGATGACGAAGCGATATTCATACACGCCTCCCCCGCCGTGGGAGTACCACTCGGTCTCGATTCGTCCCTCGGTCTTGTCGAGAATCGCCACCGGGTATCGTTCGCTGACGACCCATTTTACCGCCTCCCAGGTATCCTCCGCCAGGCAGTCGCACTCCACGGGAATCTCCTTCGTGTTCAGGGCCTGGGCGGAGGCGATTATCGGCGTACATATCATCGAAACCCACATCAACGACACAATGATGCGCCGCCACGATGCGGTCGATCGAGATCGTATCATATCGTGCAGCCCCCACTTAGAAAGTTCATTACGCCTTCCATCCTTCCTCCTTTTTCCATCGGTACCCGCTCAGGGCGAGGAGCACGACCGTGGGGGTATAGAAGACCCACACGATGTTGAAGGAGATAAACGAGACGGTGCCGATCTGGATGTTGTAGATGGAGCCGATGATCTCGGTGATGAACCAGCTGGTGATGGCCAGGGCGATCATCAACGCGTTCATCTTCGGATAGAGCCGGTTCCTGACCGCTTCCCACGCCACCCAGAGTGACACGACGATGATGATCACGTACGCGAGGCCGGGGTAGAAGAGTCCCACATTCGCCAGCCCGTCGGCCAACAGGAGAAACGTGACCGCCCCCACCGCGACGAAGAAGAGCGGCAGGGCGAGGGCCGAGGTCACCGGCCGGCCCGATTTGGAGGGCCGTACCCAGCCGAACCCCCTGCCGTGACGGATGATGAGGAGGGCGTGGGCGATGATGGAGAGGACGGCGCCGATGATGAAGGCGGTGAGAATTGTGGCCTGGGACGCCTTCGAGTTGACGGCCACGATCCCCATCAGTATATCGGTGGGGACGATGCACAAAAACGCCAGCTTCAACAGCAGGGCGTCCTTGCGGTCGACGAAGTTCATCCCGATCATCCAGGCGATGACGGCGCACAGGAGTGAAACGAATCCCTTGGCGTAGGAGGTATAGAGATTCGAAAGACCGTAGAGATAGTTCATCCAGTCCACGGCGAAAAACGTCCCGGCTACGAGAAGAATGAGACCTAAAAGGACGAAGACCAGGACCTTCTTGCTCCTGGAAACCGGGAGGCTGTTTAGGTTCGACACTATGTATTCCTCCATTTATTATATCCACATACCCGGACCTTTTTGTATGTATTCGAAAAGGGGACTCCGGTGAAGCAGTCTCGTTCGACCCCGGTCGAATGGTTTCATGGATTATTATACTCAAGCGAGCAAACGACGGCAATCTTATAAATGCGTAGACGAGACAGAAAGCTATTCACCGTCGAACCGGTACACGCTGAGTGAAAGCAACAGGAAGGATGGCTGATAGAGGAAGGCGGAGGAAAACCGACACAGAGTATCGATTACCGCCGTGGCGTGACAGCCGCTTGCCGAGAGATAGTATGCGCTGGAAATAAGCTCGTGTGTGAACCAGAAAACAACTCCCAAGAGAAAGAAAAAGGTATTGGTGGACGGAAAGCGATCGACACACGCGGCGTCTCCCGCCGCCCACAGGGAAACGCCGCCGATGATAAGCGGCAACACGAGAAGATCCAAGACGTGAAGGCGGGAGGCGAAGGCTATGAGAACGCCTATGAAGACGATTACCGATCCGGCGACCACGCTGCGGGCGAAAGCTGACGGGGATCGCAGGAGGAGATGCTTCTTCACAGGGCTTCGGCCGTGTCGAATCGCCAACAGAAGGTGCGAGAAAGAAAAAAAAGCGATCTGTAGCAGAAGCAAGAGCGCCACGGCTTTTTCCCTCTCCCATTCGATGATCGAGAATTTATTCATCGCGATTGCGAAAGAGAGAACCTGGGGGACACCGGCGGAGAGAAGCGCCAGGCCGACCAGTATCGTGTCGAGCCGGTCTAATCGGTTCTTCCCGGAAAGCAGGATGATGACAATGGCAATACCCAAGACCCAGGGTATGCCGTTTTCCAATATGGCCGGGGAGTGGATCGTCGATCCACCCCGTATGTACATGATATACGTGATGAGGTTTGAAAGACACACGCCCAGGGCCAAGGGGGCAAGTATATATACCGCCAACTTTTTTCGATATCCGATAGAAATAGCTCGTTCGGTCATGAGGTCCTGTATAGGAAAAGAAATGTTAGTTTTTTACGGGAGGGACTATGTGAAAGGAAAGTGCCATGGGTGATAAAAGTATTGAGTTCAATATGACAAGACATTTTTTATTAAGATGACAGAGAAAGTTACTAATGAACTATTCTTTCGAGTCAATCCCGTGAATGTATTGCTCAAGATAAAATATGGGAGAAAATGATATCGGGTGATCATCAAGATAATGCTATGTGCACTTCAGGTCTTGCATGAAGAGAAGAGAGGAGAGGAGAAGCGTGAAGAATGGGATATGGACGTTGATTTCCACCCGGCTCGTATGTATTTTTGCTGTAGGTATATACCGTTACGTGAGCAATGTCAAGAAATAATTTCAATTAATAATATATTTAGTTTCTAATGATAATCAAAAAAGTACAGTTTTTTTTAATTTCAACCTGAAAAAAATCCCGGAGGGCATCCCCCGGGATTTTTGATTTCTTTGTTTCACAGATGAGGGGCGCGGGATTCGTGATAAGACGATTTCCGCCCCCAGCCTCTCGGCCGATCAGGCGATCTTCTCTCCCGCAAGGGGCGGTGACGAGCTGAACGCCTCCTCGATGATGATCTTGCCGTAGGAGCCGTCGAAGGAGTCAACCCGACCCTTGACCTGGTAGGCGATGGGATCCATCGTCAGGACCATGACGGCGACGTGCTGGCCGTTCTTCAGCCCCTTCAGCTCCTCGTTGTATCCCGACGATTTGAAGACCAGCGATTTTCCGTCGATGGGAAATATCGACATCACCGGTACAATCGTGGGATACTCTTTCCCGTCGGCCATGAAGGAGACCGCCTTGACGGCCTGCATCAGGTCGAATTTCTTCTTGACGGTCAGGGGGATGTTCACCCCGTCTTTTCCCTCAAGCTTCTTT comes from Candidatus Zymogenaceae bacterium and encodes:
- a CDS encoding TatD family hydrolase, whose amino-acid sequence is MLIDSHAHLDMYAAGSERDGVIERARNAGLSAIVTVGIDPDSSTESVRIAEANDDIFTIIGVHPHDAKKVDDHVLDGIRKLAQNKKVVGIGETGLDFFRNLSPQAVQMKIFSDFLHLSGELNLPVIIHDRDAHEAVLDYLTAYKNSYVPGIIHCFSGDWKYAKICMDLGFYISIAGPVTFPKAKTLHGVVKKLPADRILLETDSPFLTPAPHRGKQNEPAYVVHTAKAVAELRGEDVEKVYAETTRNVRDVLGLDTLTKDDAETAQ
- the metG gene encoding methionine--tRNA ligase is translated as MTAEHTNKFYITTPIYYVNASPHIGHAYTTIIADVLARYHRLGGYDSFFLTGTDEHGDKVMRAAQDRGVSPKEYADEISGQFRALWPEIAITNDRFIRTTDKDHVKVVQGILQKVYDKGDIYFSSYGGLYCTGCERFYTERELVDGKCPDHQVEPEFIEEENYFFKMGSYQDWLIDHIKKHPDFIRPERYRNEALSFLSEPLEDLCISRPKSRLDWGIELPFDTNFVCYVWFDALINYLTGVGYPDGDGFKTYWPACQHLIAKDILKPHGIYWPTMLKAADIEPYQHLNVHGYWNVEESKMSKSLGNIVRPLSLKDKYGLDAFRYYLTRDMVFGLDASFSEEAMVARINADLANDLGNLISRSLTMAVNYYLGQVPNPGGPIGEADDDLISTAMRVLSEYKKGMESLAFHKALIAIWELIGAANRYIVENQPWELKKDPSQESRLSRVIYNILETLRFVGTLLIPFMPNAAEDILDRIGVRADFSKKRLDELDSWGGLPPGAQVVVGESLFPRIDVKKVLSADSEKPKQKQKKKQKKDAAVEVLEFDDFKKVELAVGLVKDAVPIEKSKKLLKLTVDLGEDAPRTVVAGIAEFYSPDEIVGKRIIVVANLKPATLMGVTSQGMLLAVQDDDVGMSLVTVDKDTAPGGRLS
- a CDS encoding DNA-3-methyladenine glycosylase I, whose amino-acid sequence is MGEYLAPYHDTEWGAFTMDDRAHFEHLSLEGFQSGLSWTTILKKRGHLNRIFADFDPAAVAEFDENSVEKILQDPGGIRNRRKVNSVLNNARRVLEIQEREGSFGGFLFEAFGGKVVVNRFTKDSEIPPHTEKSTRLAKILKKEGFSFVGPTTVYAHLQSMGFVNDHLTSCFRRQMIIDALTVPWTET
- a CDS encoding cellulase family glycosylhydrolase, producing the protein MRNVRFFGSMFACAIILLGAVFFCPKTYAGDVFRLWSGDTMLRGANIHLRRVYPELDGTEYMGGGPIGPPFTQADFDRLSALGANYVNISHPGIYTETPPYEPDPAMVEHLDGLIEMAKKADLFVVVSFRTGPGRSEFTFYYGDEGWFPASYINNSVWDDPEAQEGWAAMWRYTAERYRDNPVIAGFDLMVEPNINEVYDIWEPEEFYARFKGTSVDWNRMYPPIVSAIREVDPTVPILVGGMSYSAVEWLPWLVPMDDPHIVYTVHQYAPFEYTHQGKRKNILYPGSLDTDWDGTKEDFSREWIDTLMDTVRRYQSDHNVAVAVNEFGVVRWVPGGAAFLSDQMDVFESMGMNHAIWAWHAAWEPYADNDDFNFLFGPDPSCHIENPGNELISVITSFWEKNSVRPSTFR
- a CDS encoding 2-hydroxyglutaryl-CoA dehydratase — protein: MAIMYFAGVDLGSLTAKAVIITNGEIVCHRVIQSGYNSTENAHRVMNACLEETTLTLDDLEYIISTGYGRVNVPFAHKQVTEITCHAKGANYLFPQARTVIDIGGQDSKAMSIDGTGRVKDFVMNEKCAAGTGRFLEVMAHALEVDLDSFGSLSLTSEHPAKISSMCTVFAESEVISQIAQGLPKQDIIAGIHDAITSRVASMARRVPIADDVVLTGGVSKNVGVVRALSKNLGYDIHISELSQIAGALGAALLAREAGEKAAD